Proteins encoded by one window of Lathyrus oleraceus cultivar Zhongwan6 chromosome 1, CAAS_Psat_ZW6_1.0, whole genome shotgun sequence:
- the LOC127121867 gene encoding uncharacterized protein LOC127121867 isoform X1 produces the protein MSSSLHCSVSLPSSFPKLSNFKTINKFFPFNPSNPSSIHFSSSSFSTIKCSTSSSSTSLEETAMSIDNLRSFFNLNIGKWNGSFYQFDAGGKLLQQVSTKLSVSSYGEDELMSLLQSLYIKQPSSNTLISGDNDDVEWAEYKIKETNMFTVDKYQQIGFFPSEKAFALRYQTVGMLETVLRQGILGEDDTGEESPKNLKIPSRRPSIVCENCLYSLHRDMRARAFHILEPKGTVDMLIVFLEEKSEGSHPLLESAGVTTNRITPFLGKWKGHSITKRSGVYGSTISEADTVVLHEMNDNGQLIQDATSTTDPANVTTNVRWTGTVSDNLVTFDGGYQMILLPGGMYMGSPCDISKSVAQWKSFHLEFCWLETPDKRQRLVRTFDIEGLAVSSTYFYETKL, from the exons ATGTCTTCTTCACTCCATTGCTCTGTTTCACTTCCTTCCTCATTTCCGAAACTCTCTAACTTCAAAACCATCAACAAATTCTTTCCATTCAACCCATCAAACCCTAGTTCCATTCATTTTTCCTCATCATCCTTCTCCACAATCAAATGTTCCACGTCTTCTTCTTCAACATCACTTGAAGAAACCGCTATGAGCATTGATAACCTACGCAGCTTCTTCAACCTCAATATCGGAAAATGGAACGGTTCTTTCTAC CAATTTGATGCTGGTGGAAAGCTATTGCAACAAGTGAGTACTAAGCTTTCTGTTAGTTCTTATGGAGAAGATGAACTAATGAGTCTCCTTCAATC GTTGTATATTAAACAACCTTCATCAAACACTTTAATTTCCGGAGACAACGATGATGTAGAATGGGCAGAGTACAAAATTAAAGAAACCAATATGTTTACCGTGGACAAGTATCAACAA ATAGGCTTTTTCCCGTCTGAGAaagcatttgcattgaggtacCAAACAGTTGGTATGTTGGAAACTGTATTACGACAAGGGATTCTTGGAGAAGATGACACCGGTGAAGAATCACCTAA AAATCTCAAAATTCCGTCTCGCCGACCTTCTATTGTATGTGAGAATTGTCTGTACTCTCTACATAGAGATATGCGAGCAAGAGCCTTTCACATTTTGGAGCCAAAAGGAACCGTCGATATGCTTATCGTCTTCCTAGAGGAAAAAAGTGAGGGGTCTCATCCTCTACTTGAAAGCGCTGGG GTCACGACGAATAGGATTACACCATTTCTCGGTAAATGGAAAGGTCATTCCATAACCAAGCGAAGTGGTGTCTATGGATCTACAATATCTGAAGCTGATACAGTTGTGTTACATGAAATGAATGACAATGGCCAACTCATTCAG GATGCTACTTCCACGACTGACCCGGCGAATGTGACTACCAATGTTCGCTGGACTGGGACAGTATCAGACAATTTAGTCACATTTGATGGAGGCTATCAGATGATACTATTACCTGGTGGCATGTACATGGGAAGTCCTTGTGATATTTCGAAAAGTGTAGCACAATGGAAATCTTTCCATTTGGAGTTCTGTTGGTTAGAGACACCTGACAAGAGGCAAAGACTGGTTCGAACATTCGATATCGAAGGCTTGGCCGTCTCGTCTACTTATTTTTATGAGACAAAATTGTAA
- the LOC127121867 gene encoding uncharacterized protein LOC127121867 isoform X2: MSIDNLRSFFNLNIGKWNGSFYQFDAGGKLLQQVSTKLSVSSYGEDELMSLLQSLYIKQPSSNTLISGDNDDVEWAEYKIKETNMFTVDKYQQIGFFPSEKAFALRYQTVGMLETVLRQGILGEDDTGEESPKNLKIPSRRPSIVCENCLYSLHRDMRARAFHILEPKGTVDMLIVFLEEKSEGSHPLLESAGVTTNRITPFLGKWKGHSITKRSGVYGSTISEADTVVLHEMNDNGQLIQDATSTTDPANVTTNVRWTGTVSDNLVTFDGGYQMILLPGGMYMGSPCDISKSVAQWKSFHLEFCWLETPDKRQRLVRTFDIEGLAVSSTYFYETKL, from the exons CAATTTGATGCTGGTGGAAAGCTATTGCAACAAGTGAGTACTAAGCTTTCTGTTAGTTCTTATGGAGAAGATGAACTAATGAGTCTCCTTCAATC GTTGTATATTAAACAACCTTCATCAAACACTTTAATTTCCGGAGACAACGATGATGTAGAATGGGCAGAGTACAAAATTAAAGAAACCAATATGTTTACCGTGGACAAGTATCAACAA ATAGGCTTTTTCCCGTCTGAGAaagcatttgcattgaggtacCAAACAGTTGGTATGTTGGAAACTGTATTACGACAAGGGATTCTTGGAGAAGATGACACCGGTGAAGAATCACCTAA AAATCTCAAAATTCCGTCTCGCCGACCTTCTATTGTATGTGAGAATTGTCTGTACTCTCTACATAGAGATATGCGAGCAAGAGCCTTTCACATTTTGGAGCCAAAAGGAACCGTCGATATGCTTATCGTCTTCCTAGAGGAAAAAAGTGAGGGGTCTCATCCTCTACTTGAAAGCGCTGGG GTCACGACGAATAGGATTACACCATTTCTCGGTAAATGGAAAGGTCATTCCATAACCAAGCGAAGTGGTGTCTATGGATCTACAATATCTGAAGCTGATACAGTTGTGTTACATGAAATGAATGACAATGGCCAACTCATTCAG GATGCTACTTCCACGACTGACCCGGCGAATGTGACTACCAATGTTCGCTGGACTGGGACAGTATCAGACAATTTAGTCACATTTGATGGAGGCTATCAGATGATACTATTACCTGGTGGCATGTACATGGGAAGTCCTTGTGATATTTCGAAAAGTGTAGCACAATGGAAATCTTTCCATTTGGAGTTCTGTTGGTTAGAGACACCTGACAAGAGGCAAAGACTGGTTCGAACATTCGATATCGAAGGCTTGGCCGTCTCGTCTACTTATTTTTATGAGACAAAATTGTAA